The Lacipirellula parvula genome window below encodes:
- the dgt gene encoding dGTP triphosphohydrolase, whose protein sequence is METDSASDPDARLAPYAMHGRDTAGRVHDEPTHAYRSPYQRDRDRIVHSSAFRRLAHKTQVFTGTMGDYHRSRLTHTLEVASIARTVGRTLGLNEDLIEALALAHDIGHPPFGHAGEDILNECLAEHGGFNHNRQALRIFEVLETRYPDFPGLNLSREILAGQQSRSDKLRPVDAGGRLLEVQAVDSADSIAYNAHDADDAVELGMIDVNELDASSIWRLASVNARRRYANLDAHQFRRAAVHELLDLFIGDLIKASRQRLAEVNPSNALLAAFQPHALIASSPELAEQKMELQRLLFERVYRHPIVLDQRARAGAALREMFAQYVADPAPLPRRFLAIAESEGVHRAVGDYLACMTDHAALEEHSRGI, encoded by the coding sequence GTGGAAACCGATTCCGCTTCCGACCCCGACGCCCGCCTTGCTCCTTACGCGATGCATGGCCGCGACACGGCTGGGCGCGTGCACGACGAACCGACGCACGCCTACCGCAGCCCTTACCAACGCGATCGCGATCGTATCGTCCACTCAAGTGCGTTTCGCCGACTGGCTCACAAGACGCAAGTCTTTACCGGCACGATGGGCGATTACCATCGCTCGCGGCTAACGCACACGTTGGAAGTGGCGTCGATTGCCCGCACCGTCGGCCGCACGCTGGGGCTCAACGAAGACCTGATCGAAGCGCTCGCGCTGGCGCACGATATTGGCCACCCGCCGTTCGGTCACGCTGGGGAAGACATCCTCAACGAATGTTTGGCGGAGCATGGCGGGTTCAATCACAACCGCCAGGCGCTACGGATCTTCGAAGTGCTGGAGACGCGCTACCCCGACTTCCCGGGGCTCAATCTCTCGCGCGAGATTCTCGCCGGTCAGCAATCGCGGAGCGACAAACTGCGACCCGTCGACGCCGGCGGGCGGCTGCTTGAGGTGCAAGCCGTCGACTCCGCTGACAGCATTGCGTACAACGCTCACGACGCCGACGACGCCGTGGAGCTGGGCATGATCGACGTCAACGAACTCGACGCGTCATCGATTTGGCGATTGGCTTCCGTCAATGCACGACGCCGTTACGCGAATCTCGACGCTCACCAGTTCCGTCGCGCAGCGGTGCACGAGTTGCTCGACCTGTTCATCGGCGATCTCATCAAAGCGTCGCGTCAGCGGCTCGCCGAAGTGAATCCCTCGAACGCGCTGCTTGCCGCGTTTCAGCCGCACGCGCTCATTGCCTCGTCGCCGGAGCTCGCCGAGCAGAAGATGGAGCTGCAGCGGCTGTTGTTCGAGCGCGTGTACCGCCACCCGATCGTGCTCGACCAACGCGCCAGAGCTGGCGCGGCGCTGCGCGAGATGTTCGCTCAGTACGTTGCCGACCCCGCTCCCCTGCCCCGCCGGTTCCTCGCAATCGCCGAGTCCGAAGGGGTCCACCGGGCGGTCGGCGACTATCTCGCCTGCATGACAGACCATGCGGCGCTCGAGGAGCATTCCCGAGGAATCTGA
- a CDS encoding PIN/TRAM domain-containing protein: MALVILRCVFILVAAGVGFQIIQADKLPQEPYVPWLVVGGLITLAGTVIAIDVFSGRKRLDTITAVYFGLIIGLFLTYVLMIALSPWLEPDTPKQMNWAPWTTLILGMLLCYTCISILMQTKDDFRFIIPYVEFAKEIKGLKPLVLDTSVVIDGRIADVIETRIIDNQLIMPQFVVAELQAIADSSDKLKRGRGRRGLDILNRIRSDAKVDLVIFDRELPQFAGQPVDQKLVLLAKHLEGKVVTNDYNLNKVAKLHSVGVINLNELSNALKPMFMPGETLQVRVVKPGEESGQGVGYLEDGTMVVIEGGREHVSENVVALVTSVLQTSAGRMVFGRFEHRVPVAAKADA, from the coding sequence ATGGCACTGGTCATCCTGCGCTGCGTCTTCATTCTGGTCGCCGCCGGCGTTGGCTTTCAGATCATTCAGGCCGATAAGCTGCCGCAAGAGCCGTACGTTCCGTGGCTCGTCGTCGGCGGATTGATCACGCTCGCTGGAACGGTCATCGCGATCGACGTCTTCTCCGGTCGGAAACGCCTCGACACAATCACTGCCGTTTACTTCGGCCTGATTATCGGACTGTTCCTCACGTACGTGCTAATGATCGCGCTCAGCCCGTGGCTCGAGCCCGACACGCCGAAGCAGATGAATTGGGCGCCGTGGACGACGCTGATCCTCGGCATGCTCCTCTGCTACACGTGCATCAGCATTTTGATGCAAACGAAGGATGATTTTCGGTTCATCATTCCGTACGTGGAATTCGCCAAAGAGATCAAAGGGCTGAAGCCGCTGGTGCTCGACACGAGTGTCGTTATCGACGGCCGCATCGCCGACGTCATCGAAACCCGCATTATCGACAACCAGTTGATCATGCCGCAGTTCGTGGTCGCCGAGTTGCAGGCGATCGCCGACTCGAGCGACAAACTCAAGCGCGGTCGCGGTCGGCGGGGGCTCGATATTCTCAATCGCATTCGCAGCGATGCGAAGGTCGACCTCGTGATCTTCGACCGCGAACTGCCGCAGTTCGCCGGCCAGCCAGTCGACCAGAAGCTCGTGCTGCTAGCGAAGCATCTCGAAGGCAAGGTCGTCACCAACGACTACAACCTCAACAAGGTCGCGAAGCTCCATAGCGTCGGCGTTATCAACCTCAATGAACTGAGCAACGCCCTGAAGCCGATGTTCATGCCGGGCGAAACGTTGCAAGTTCGCGTCGTCAAGCCGGGCGAAGAATCGGGGCAAGGCGTCGGCTACCTCGAAGACGGCACGATGGTCGTCATCGAAGGGGGCCGCGAACATGTGAGCGAGAATGTCGTCGCGCTGGTGACGAGCGTGCTGCAGACGAGCGCGGGGCGGATGGTGTTTGGGCGGTTTGAGCATCGCGTCCCCGTCGCTGCCAAGGCCGACGCCTAG
- a CDS encoding redoxin domain-containing protein, translating into MMRLASLLTSCCLVVSSLLTGSAATVNATDAGATRISDFTLNDHAGAKRSLSEWKEKPVVVVVFLGTECPLAKLYGQKLGEMEQQFAERGVQFVGVNPNQQDTLQELAGYGVKFGVKFPLLKDPGAKIAAQFGATRTPEAFVLDADRVVRYRGRIDDQYGVGAARDRATKTELVDAIESLLADKPVAVAETQPVGCLIGRREAKQTSSDVTYAKHVAPMLQNRCVSCHRDGQIAPFTLTKYDDVVAWADMCLEVINDGRMPPWSANPAHGEFLNDARLTSEEKELFQKWVDAGTPEGDPSDMPPPRAFVDGWQLPKPDAVYKMPVEFEVPANGTVPYKYFIWDPGFTEDKWVYGAEARPGNPEVVHHLFLFYIPPGQEKHRPQDPLYNAIAAFAPGMPPIVGPEKYAVRIPAGSKLGFQVHYTPNGKATTDRSEAAVVFSDPKKVEKEVRVAAAMNFKFLIPPHHPNYPIAAEKTFNEDTYLYTLTPHMHFRGKAFRFTAHYPDGKEEILLDVPRYDFNWQIVYLLKKPKFLPAGTVMKLEGHFDNSADNPLNPDPAQFVRWGDQTWDEMMLGSMTVSAANQNLQAEREAAETPVSSAGGE; encoded by the coding sequence ATGATGCGTCTCGCAAGTTTATTAACCAGTTGTTGTCTGGTTGTTTCCTCGCTACTCACGGGCAGCGCTGCTACGGTTAACGCCACTGACGCGGGGGCGACGCGGATCAGCGACTTCACGCTCAACGATCACGCCGGCGCCAAGCGCTCGCTCAGCGAGTGGAAAGAGAAGCCGGTCGTCGTCGTGGTCTTCCTCGGCACGGAATGTCCGCTCGCGAAGCTCTACGGCCAGAAGCTCGGCGAGATGGAACAGCAGTTCGCCGAGCGCGGCGTGCAGTTCGTGGGCGTCAATCCGAATCAGCAAGACACGCTGCAAGAACTGGCCGGCTACGGCGTGAAGTTCGGCGTCAAGTTTCCGCTGCTGAAAGACCCCGGTGCGAAGATTGCCGCGCAGTTCGGCGCCACGCGGACGCCGGAGGCGTTTGTGCTCGATGCAGATCGCGTCGTGCGTTACCGCGGCCGGATCGACGACCAATACGGCGTCGGCGCCGCTCGCGATCGTGCAACGAAGACCGAACTTGTCGACGCGATCGAGTCGCTGCTCGCCGACAAGCCGGTCGCCGTGGCGGAGACGCAGCCGGTGGGTTGTCTCATCGGTCGTCGCGAGGCGAAGCAAACGTCGAGCGACGTCACCTACGCGAAGCACGTCGCGCCGATGCTGCAAAATCGTTGCGTTAGCTGCCATCGCGACGGGCAGATCGCGCCGTTCACGCTGACGAAGTATGACGACGTCGTGGCGTGGGCGGACATGTGCCTCGAGGTGATCAACGACGGCCGCATGCCGCCGTGGAGCGCGAACCCCGCGCATGGCGAGTTCCTCAACGACGCCCGACTCACGTCGGAAGAAAAAGAACTGTTCCAAAAATGGGTCGACGCCGGGACGCCCGAGGGCGATCCGAGCGACATGCCGCCGCCGCGGGCGTTCGTCGACGGTTGGCAGCTCCCCAAGCCCGACGCGGTCTACAAGATGCCGGTTGAGTTCGAAGTCCCCGCGAACGGCACGGTGCCGTACAAGTATTTCATTTGGGATCCGGGGTTTACGGAAGACAAATGGGTGTATGGCGCCGAGGCTCGGCCGGGCAATCCGGAAGTGGTGCACCATTTGTTCCTGTTCTACATTCCCCCGGGGCAGGAAAAGCATCGCCCGCAAGATCCGCTCTACAACGCGATCGCGGCGTTCGCGCCGGGGATGCCGCCGATCGTCGGGCCGGAGAAGTACGCGGTGCGAATTCCGGCGGGCTCGAAGCTTGGTTTCCAGGTTCACTACACGCCTAACGGCAAGGCGACGACCGATCGCAGCGAAGCGGCGGTGGTCTTTTCCGATCCCAAGAAGGTTGAGAAGGAAGTTCGCGTCGCCGCGGCGATGAATTTTAAATTTTTGATTCCGCCGCATCATCCCAACTATCCGATCGCGGCGGAGAAGACTTTCAACGAAGACACCTACCTCTACACGCTGACGCCGCATATGCACTTCCGCGGCAAGGCGTTTCGTTTCACGGCCCACTACCCCGACGGCAAGGAAGAGATCTTGCTCGACGTGCCGCGGTACGACTTCAACTGGCAGATCGTTTACCTGCTGAAGAAGCCGAAGTTTTTGCCGGCCGGGACGGTGATGAAACTGGAGGGGCACTTCGACAACTCGGCGGACAATCCGCTGAATCCCGACCCAGCGCAGTTCGTCCGTTGGGGCGATCAGACGTGGGACGAGATGATGCTCGGCAGCATGACGGTGAGCGCGGCGAACCAGAATTTGCAGGCCGAGCGCGAAGCGGCCGAGACGCCCGTTTCGTCCGCGGGCGGCGAGTGA
- a CDS encoding GIY-YIG nuclease family protein encodes MPSATIKLFLVQGDAKRLRSAELSNWNGKAVAGPRSELDSLLSREESLNSGVYFLTGVDPETGRNAVYIGEAECIRDRLKCHNEKEFWNHATFFVSKDENLTKSHIRYLEGRLIEQAKAAGRSLVVNGQSSGAKLPESDREDMEIFLDRIHQLLPVLGADFLLPTSSSPQSRAERPLYHTELKGLRASGHVSPEGFVVLTGSQAVFVEWQSCPTYLRSLRQRLVGEGVLSSNDNCWIFTEDKEFSSPSAAAALVHGGPVNGLLCWKTEEGKTLKEIESLHQS; translated from the coding sequence ATGCCGAGTGCGACGATTAAACTGTTTCTCGTTCAAGGCGACGCCAAGCGGCTGCGCTCCGCTGAACTGTCGAACTGGAATGGAAAGGCTGTCGCTGGGCCCAGGAGTGAATTGGATAGCCTGCTTTCGAGGGAGGAGAGCCTGAATTCCGGCGTCTATTTCCTGACCGGAGTCGATCCTGAAACGGGCCGTAACGCTGTGTATATCGGCGAAGCGGAATGTATTCGAGATCGTCTGAAATGCCACAATGAGAAGGAATTCTGGAATCACGCGACGTTCTTCGTCAGTAAGGACGAGAACCTCACCAAGTCCCATATCCGGTACCTTGAAGGCCGGTTGATCGAGCAGGCGAAGGCGGCTGGCCGATCGTTAGTAGTAAACGGGCAATCAAGTGGAGCGAAATTGCCCGAGTCCGATCGCGAGGATATGGAGATTTTTCTCGATCGCATTCATCAATTGCTGCCAGTTCTGGGCGCTGATTTTTTACTGCCTACGTCGAGCTCGCCGCAGTCTCGGGCAGAGCGGCCTCTATACCACACCGAGTTGAAGGGCCTCCGAGCCAGTGGGCATGTGTCTCCGGAAGGCTTTGTCGTATTGACGGGTTCTCAAGCTGTGTTCGTCGAGTGGCAATCCTGTCCAACCTACTTGAGGTCGCTTCGTCAGCGGCTTGTTGGTGAAGGCGTATTGAGTTCAAACGACAATTGCTGGATCTTCACGGAAGACAAGGAGTTTTCTAGTCCAAGCGCGGCGGCCGCGTTAGTTCATGGTGGGCCAGTGAACGGCCTTCTCTGCTGGAAGACAGAGGAGGGGAAAACTCTGAAGGAAATTGAGTCGTTGCATCAGAGTTAG
- a CDS encoding MBL fold metallo-hydrolase produces the protein MVENAPVKTIQHGPLTIEGYSRAAVQSYWRLPELSIGFDLGAQPWGFMGTETWFVSHGHLDHIAALPVYVARRRMMKMEPPVIYLPQETIAPVQEILKNFVRLDRGRMPCDLRPLVPGDEIELSRELVVTVSATKHTVPSLGYVVWDRRNKLKSEYRDLSGDQIRDLRMSGAAVTEEVRQPLVAYVGDTAPAGLDACPAMYEAKILICEMTFVSPEHRKEKIHKFGHMHLDDFVDRKDQFKNELVIAAHLSTRYGASSVERMVRKALPDMLDGRLMLWL, from the coding sequence ATGGTCGAAAACGCCCCCGTCAAAACGATTCAACATGGCCCGCTCACCATCGAGGGCTACTCGCGGGCGGCCGTGCAAAGCTACTGGCGGCTACCGGAACTGAGCATCGGCTTCGACCTCGGCGCCCAACCATGGGGGTTCATGGGGACCGAAACGTGGTTCGTCAGCCACGGCCATCTCGACCATATCGCCGCGCTGCCGGTATACGTCGCCCGGCGGCGGATGATGAAGATGGAGCCGCCGGTCATCTACCTGCCGCAGGAAACGATCGCACCGGTGCAGGAGATCCTCAAGAACTTCGTCCGCCTCGATCGCGGCCGCATGCCATGCGACCTCCGCCCGCTCGTGCCGGGCGACGAGATCGAACTCTCGCGCGAACTCGTCGTCACCGTGAGCGCGACCAAGCACACTGTGCCGTCGCTCGGATACGTCGTGTGGGATCGCCGCAACAAGCTGAAGTCGGAGTACCGCGATCTGAGCGGCGACCAAATCCGCGACCTCCGCATGTCGGGCGCCGCCGTGACCGAAGAAGTCCGCCAACCGCTCGTCGCTTACGTCGGCGACACGGCCCCCGCCGGCCTCGACGCCTGCCCCGCGATGTACGAGGCGAAGATCCTCATTTGCGAAATGACGTTCGTCTCGCCCGAACACCGCAAAGAAAAGATCCACAAGTTCGGCCACATGCACCTCGACGATTTCGTCGACCGCAAAGACCAGTTCAAAAACGAACTCGTGATCGCCGCGCACCTCAGCACCCGCTACGGCGCCTCGTCGGTAGAGCGGATGGTGCGCAAGGCGCTGCCAGACATGCTCGACGGCCGGCTGATGCTGTGGCTCTAA
- a CDS encoding DUF6666 family protein: MKNGFATLGRLARPLSVCTLSRGAILAALFTANSPAIAADDLMSAAASRYDEPALSSSPLLADAAVVEAYAELPVAGDVDLASHEIYAPYAWNWRDTLSLFVGYEGSKQPQDFGVNAHFGGRSHLNFGMPVLEEAGLGLQMGTAINATANAVQVNDRLIDNSSRTQSFTTVGLFQRTDAGLIWGLGYDFLYQEYYDNFTLGQYRGRLGWQVSPANEFGVQAAIRDNNDAGQYGAVTVLLRPITQGSVYARHTWKNQAAIGCWVGVAEGHSEANVLGDYPPQDECLVFGSDLYVPLGDYVGLFGESNFMTPVDTGAVDAYLGFEIHPWGGARLARHNLFAPVLPVANNTSMTVDLLRR, translated from the coding sequence ATGAAAAACGGCTTCGCCACGCTCGGCCGCCTCGCACGCCCACTCTCCGTATGCACGTTGAGCCGAGGCGCGATCCTGGCTGCCCTGTTCACGGCGAACTCGCCAGCCATCGCCGCGGACGACCTGATGAGCGCGGCCGCGTCGCGTTACGACGAACCCGCATTGTCGTCCTCGCCGCTCCTTGCTGACGCCGCCGTCGTTGAGGCTTACGCGGAACTCCCTGTCGCCGGCGACGTCGACCTCGCGTCGCACGAAATCTACGCCCCCTACGCCTGGAACTGGCGCGACACGCTCAGCCTGTTCGTCGGCTACGAAGGTTCGAAGCAGCCGCAAGATTTTGGCGTGAACGCGCACTTCGGCGGACGCTCGCACCTTAACTTTGGCATGCCGGTGCTTGAGGAAGCGGGCCTCGGTCTGCAGATGGGAACCGCGATCAACGCCACCGCCAACGCGGTGCAGGTGAATGACCGATTGATCGACAATTCATCGCGTACGCAAAGCTTCACGACCGTCGGCCTCTTTCAGCGAACCGACGCGGGACTCATCTGGGGTCTTGGGTACGACTTTCTTTACCAAGAGTACTACGATAACTTCACGCTTGGCCAGTATCGCGGCCGGCTCGGTTGGCAAGTGAGCCCGGCGAACGAGTTTGGCGTCCAAGCCGCAATCCGCGACAACAACGACGCCGGCCAGTACGGCGCCGTGACGGTGCTGCTCCGCCCGATCACGCAAGGGAGCGTCTACGCCCGTCACACCTGGAAAAACCAAGCCGCGATCGGCTGTTGGGTCGGCGTCGCCGAGGGGCACAGCGAAGCCAATGTCCTGGGCGACTACCCGCCGCAAGACGAATGCCTCGTCTTCGGGTCCGACCTGTACGTGCCGCTCGGCGACTACGTGGGATTGTTCGGCGAGTCGAACTTCATGACGCCGGTCGACACTGGCGCCGTCGACGCGTATCTCGGTTTCGAAATTCATCCGTGGGGCGGCGCTCGTCTCGCGCGGCACAATCTTTTTGCTCCGGTGCTGCCGGTGGCGAACAACACCTCGATGACCGTCGATCTGTTGCGCCGCTAG
- a CDS encoding HD-GYP domain-containing protein: MPPVDSLPFAGELNSPAAHPGSPIAAEIRLSEVIAAMSYALDITEGQPQGHAARTCLIGMRIAREIKLPAIDQSALFYGLLLKDLGCSSNAAKMCYLFGADDRQVKRDIKTIDWPKMTASIQFVQNQVAPNGTRLERLLKMVSMALQGPSGPKRLVQTRCERGSMIARQLGFPEATASAIHQLDEHWNGKGHPLGLKGEQISPLARIMGLAQTVEVFFSQQGLLAAIDIAEDRRGRWFDPELVDAFLATRDDFDFWRRVHHPNPHQQVAAFEPPDAALIADEPQLDLIAAAFAQVVDAKSPWTYKHSAGVADIAVGIGEVLGFNPLELRGIRRAGLLHDIGKLGVSNLILDKLGKMTDDEFTELKKHPRFTEQIVGRVAGLGGLAEIAAAHHEKLNGRGYHRGIMAADLPLEARLLSVADIFEALSAARPYRDGMPIEKIYEIMDRDAGFAICEESYAALKHWVDRRTFTSRVNDQLDAVEKLVDEI, translated from the coding sequence ATGCCGCCAGTCGATTCGTTGCCGTTCGCCGGCGAACTCAATTCGCCCGCAGCGCACCCTGGCTCTCCGATCGCCGCAGAGATTCGCCTTTCGGAAGTGATCGCCGCGATGTCGTACGCACTCGACATTACCGAAGGCCAACCGCAAGGCCACGCCGCGCGGACCTGCCTCATCGGCATGCGCATCGCGCGCGAGATCAAGCTGCCTGCCATTGATCAGTCGGCATTGTTCTACGGATTGCTGCTCAAGGATCTCGGTTGCTCGAGCAACGCCGCCAAGATGTGTTACCTGTTCGGCGCCGACGACCGTCAGGTGAAGCGCGACATCAAGACCATCGACTGGCCGAAGATGACGGCCAGCATCCAGTTCGTGCAGAACCAAGTGGCGCCGAACGGCACGCGTCTCGAGCGTCTACTGAAGATGGTGTCGATGGCGCTGCAAGGTCCGTCGGGCCCGAAGCGGCTTGTGCAGACGCGTTGTGAGCGCGGCTCGATGATCGCACGTCAACTCGGCTTCCCTGAAGCGACGGCCAGCGCTATCCATCAACTCGACGAACACTGGAACGGCAAAGGCCATCCGCTCGGCTTGAAGGGCGAGCAGATCTCGCCGCTTGCCCGCATCATGGGGCTCGCCCAAACAGTGGAAGTCTTTTTCTCGCAGCAAGGCTTGCTGGCGGCAATCGACATCGCCGAGGATCGCCGCGGTCGGTGGTTCGATCCCGAACTCGTCGATGCGTTTCTCGCCACGCGCGACGATTTTGATTTTTGGCGGCGAGTTCATCATCCGAATCCGCACCAGCAGGTAGCGGCGTTCGAGCCCCCCGATGCCGCGCTCATTGCCGACGAGCCGCAACTCGATCTGATTGCAGCGGCGTTTGCGCAGGTGGTCGACGCCAAGAGCCCCTGGACCTACAAGCATTCGGCCGGCGTTGCCGACATCGCCGTCGGGATCGGCGAAGTCCTCGGCTTCAATCCGCTAGAACTCCGCGGCATTCGTCGCGCGGGACTATTGCACGACATCGGCAAGCTCGGCGTCTCGAACCTCATCCTCGATAAGCTGGGGAAGATGACCGACGACGAATTCACCGAACTGAAAAAGCATCCGAGGTTCACCGAGCAGATCGTCGGCCGCGTCGCCGGACTAGGCGGCTTGGCGGAGATCGCGGCGGCTCACCACGAAAAGCTCAACGGACGCGGCTACCATCGCGGCATCATGGCCGCGGATCTGCCTCTCGAAGCACGTTTGTTGTCGGTCGCCGATATTTTCGAGGCGCTCTCGGCTGCTCGACCCTATCGCGACGGGATGCCGATCGAGAAGATTTACGAGATCATGGACCGCGACGCTGGCTTCGCCATTTGTGAAGAGTCGTACGCCGCACTCAAGCATTGGGTCGATCGCCGCACGTTTACTTCCCGCGTTAACGACCAGCTCGACGCGGTGGAAAAGCTCGTTGATGAAATCTGA
- a CDS encoding segregation and condensation protein A translates to MRFRVQLDMFAGPLDLLLYLVKKHELEVLQIPIARVAEQYLEILAVIEVIDVDAVGDFLEMATQLMEIKSRLMLPRHEEIEEETVDDPRQELVTRLLEYKRYKEAANQLEERARQWQLRYERRADDLSEASQDPADQPIHEVELWDLVSAFSRVIKQKSVEVATKIRYDDTPIEVHMERIKERLATEGRILFTDFFEPGMHRSRMVGLFLAVLELIRHHHACVEQEELFGEIWVLAPQPIATEAAA, encoded by the coding sequence ATGCGTTTCCGCGTTCAACTCGACATGTTCGCCGGTCCGTTGGATCTGCTCCTCTACCTCGTGAAAAAGCACGAGCTGGAGGTGCTGCAGATCCCGATCGCCCGGGTCGCGGAGCAGTACCTGGAGATCCTCGCGGTGATCGAGGTCATCGACGTCGACGCCGTCGGCGATTTTCTCGAAATGGCGACGCAGCTGATGGAAATCAAGTCGCGGCTGATGTTGCCGCGGCATGAGGAAATCGAGGAAGAGACGGTCGACGACCCGCGGCAAGAGCTCGTCACTCGGCTGCTCGAATACAAACGATATAAGGAAGCCGCTAACCAGCTCGAAGAACGGGCCCGGCAGTGGCAACTCCGCTACGAGCGCCGCGCCGACGACCTCAGCGAGGCGTCGCAAGATCCGGCAGATCAGCCGATCCACGAAGTCGAGCTATGGGACTTGGTGAGCGCGTTCAGCCGCGTCATCAAGCAGAAGAGCGTCGAAGTCGCAACGAAGATCCGCTACGACGACACGCCGATCGAAGTCCACATGGAGCGGATCAAAGAACGGCTGGCGACCGAAGGGCGGATTCTCTTCACCGACTTCTTCGAACCTGGGATGCACCGCTCGCGAATGGTGGGGCTGTTCCTCGCGGTGCTGGAGTTGATCCGCCACCATCATGCCTGCGTCGAGCAGGAAGAACTGTTCGGCGAAATCTGGGTGCTGGCTCCGCAGCCAATCGCTACAGAAGCGGCGGCGTGA
- a CDS encoding HIT family protein, producing the protein MDEQRLWAPWRMNYIAGARGVEPTPLEPIAWLPGAEPTCFICKAAAAYADERAARQQNLVLEVSNHTITLLNLYPYNNGHLLVSPRRHVGEFGDLTDAEHLEAIQSLVRYTQRYREVINAEGFNIGLNLGRPAGAGVPGHLHWHLVPRWNGDNNFMPVTGDSRVISQSLRELWEALTKSH; encoded by the coding sequence ATGGACGAACAACGCCTTTGGGCCCCTTGGCGAATGAACTACATCGCCGGTGCGAGGGGCGTCGAACCGACCCCGCTGGAGCCGATCGCCTGGCTCCCCGGCGCCGAGCCGACCTGTTTCATCTGCAAGGCGGCCGCCGCCTACGCTGACGAACGGGCGGCCCGTCAGCAGAACCTCGTGCTTGAGGTGAGTAATCACACGATTACGCTGCTGAATCTCTACCCGTACAACAACGGCCATCTGCTTGTTTCGCCGCGGCGACATGTGGGCGAGTTCGGCGACCTGACCGATGCCGAGCATCTCGAGGCGATCCAGTCGCTGGTCCGCTACACGCAGCGCTATCGCGAGGTGATCAATGCCGAGGGATTTAATATTGGGTTGAACCTCGGCCGGCCGGCGGGGGCTGGCGTGCCGGGGCATTTGCATTGGCACTTGGTGCCGCGGTGGAACGGCGACAACAACTTCATGCCGGTGACGGGCGACTCGCGGGTGATTTCGCAGTCGCTGCGGGAGCTGTGGGAAGCTCTCACGAAGTCGCATTGA
- a CDS encoding DUF1559 domain-containing protein, whose translation MASRRNNRMARGFTLVELLVVIAIIGMLVALLLPAVQAAREAARRNSCVNNMKQIGLAVQTHHDVKKQFPMGRDGTVQTATSWAFQLLPYLEKANIYQSLNKLKKVTDDLNSTAMRTPVETFACPSRRTAAADRDFDNNDAPPEPQHRAAAALGDYAAVAGLDFMNGVIGVGVNGPDSDLRPDLRPESNESGAIYSYSKVRAKDVTDGLSNTLGIGEKHKPQVPTNNNPDMLHYEQGDNAFLAGDSPKTIFAGTRFGAPGSTVSGIAQGPDDGANTKFGSEHNGLTHFVFLDGHVRGLKNEVDYQVFNAAGTIGGDEVVPDDAL comes from the coding sequence ATGGCAAGCCGACGAAACAATCGCATGGCCCGCGGTTTCACGCTTGTGGAACTCTTGGTGGTGATCGCCATCATTGGCATGCTGGTCGCCCTGCTGTTGCCGGCCGTCCAAGCGGCGCGTGAAGCCGCTCGACGCAACTCATGCGTCAACAACATGAAGCAGATCGGTCTGGCCGTGCAGACCCATCACGACGTGAAGAAGCAGTTCCCAATGGGCCGCGACGGCACCGTGCAAACGGCGACTTCTTGGGCCTTCCAACTGCTGCCGTACCTTGAGAAGGCGAACATCTATCAATCGCTCAACAAGCTCAAGAAGGTCACAGACGACTTGAACTCGACCGCCATGCGGACGCCCGTCGAAACCTTTGCTTGCCCGAGCCGTCGCACGGCCGCGGCTGATCGTGATTTCGACAACAACGACGCTCCGCCGGAGCCGCAGCACCGCGCCGCCGCCGCTTTGGGCGACTACGCCGCCGTGGCCGGGCTCGACTTCATGAACGGCGTCATTGGCGTCGGCGTGAACGGTCCTGACAGCGATCTGCGTCCCGACCTCCGTCCCGAGTCGAACGAGAGCGGCGCCATCTACAGCTACTCAAAGGTTCGCGCGAAGGACGTCACCGACGGCCTGTCGAACACGCTCGGCATCGGCGAGAAGCACAAGCCGCAAGTGCCGACGAACAACAACCCCGACATGCTGCACTACGAGCAAGGCGACAACGCCTTCCTCGCCGGCGATTCGCCGAAGACGATCTTCGCCGGCACCCGCTTCGGCGCCCCGGGCAGCACCGTCTCGGGCATCGCGCAAGGCCCCGACGACGGCGCCAACACGAAGTTCGGCAGCGAGCACAACGGCCTCACCCACTTCGTCTTCCTCGACGGGCATGTCCGCGGGCTGAAGAACGAAGTCGACTATCAAGTCTTCAACGCGGCCGGCACAATCGGCGGCGACGAAGTCGTGCCGGATGATGCGCTGTAG